Proteins from a single region of Chryseobacterium sp. W4I1:
- a CDS encoding glucose-1-phosphate adenylyltransferase, translated as MKRNVISIVLGGGRGTRLFPLTYSRSKPAVPIAGKYRLVDIPISNCLNSGLNKILVLTQFNSASLNSHIKNSYHFDIFSKGFVDILAAEQNVENDSWYQGTADAVRQSMKHLEKYDYDYILILSGDQLYQMDFREMLDFHIANGGDVTIATIPVVAKDATGFGILKSDDDGNITSFYEKPEYDILDGLKSEVSEENKHKGKEYLASMGIYIFTRTILKKMFEDGAGDDFGKDIIPNSIGKYKTLSYQYEGYWTDIGTIESFYEANLDLCLDLPQFNLFSSSPIYTRARMLPPSKINGSYVSKAVFGDGCIIMADKIENSVIGNRTRIDKGSTIVNSYVMGADFYQNTTEIVMNDRSGRPNMGIGKYCYIEKAILDKNCYIGDNVKIIGGKHIPDGDYGTHSVQDGIVVVKKGAVLPSGTHIG; from the coding sequence ATGAAACGAAATGTAATCTCCATTGTTTTGGGAGGCGGCAGAGGGACAAGATTATTCCCGTTAACATATTCAAGATCAAAACCGGCAGTTCCTATTGCAGGAAAATACAGGCTGGTAGATATTCCTATTTCCAACTGCCTGAACTCGGGACTGAATAAGATCCTGGTTTTAACACAGTTCAATTCAGCTTCTTTAAATTCACATATCAAGAATTCCTATCACTTTGATATTTTCAGCAAAGGATTTGTAGATATCCTCGCAGCCGAGCAGAATGTGGAAAATGACAGCTGGTACCAGGGAACGGCAGATGCTGTCCGCCAGTCTATGAAGCATCTGGAAAAGTATGATTATGACTATATCCTGATCCTTTCCGGTGACCAGCTTTACCAGATGGACTTCAGAGAGATGCTCGATTTTCACATTGCAAACGGAGGCGACGTGACCATTGCGACCATTCCCGTAGTGGCAAAAGATGCCACAGGTTTTGGTATCTTAAAGTCCGATGATGACGGTAATATCACCTCTTTCTATGAAAAACCGGAATATGATATCCTGGATGGCTTAAAATCTGAAGTTTCAGAGGAAAATAAGCATAAAGGAAAAGAATATCTGGCCTCAATGGGAATTTATATTTTCACGAGAACCATCCTAAAAAAAATGTTTGAAGACGGTGCGGGTGATGATTTTGGGAAAGATATCATTCCAAACTCAATCGGAAAATATAAAACATTGAGTTACCAGTACGAAGGTTACTGGACTGATATTGGAACCATAGAATCATTTTACGAAGCGAATCTGGATCTTTGTCTGGATCTTCCACAGTTTAACCTGTTTTCTTCTTCACCTATTTACACAAGAGCAAGAATGCTTCCGCCGTCAAAAATCAACGGTTCTTATGTAAGCAAAGCTGTTTTTGGAGACGGATGCATCATTATGGCTGATAAAATAGAGAATTCCGTGATTGGAAACAGAACAAGAATAGATAAAGGAAGCACCATTGTCAATTCTTACGTGATGGGCGCTGATTTCTATCAAAATACTACAGAAATTGTCATGAATGACAGAAGCGGACGTCCCAATATGGGAATCGGAAAATACTGTTATATTGAAAAAGCAATCCTTGATAAAAACTGTTACATTGGAGATAATGTAAAGATCATCGGTGGAAAACACATTCCGGATGGTGATTACGGTACCCATT
- a CDS encoding glycogen synthase, producing MVIYHLSTECYPIAKVGGLADVVGALPKYQNKIKGVDAKVVMPWYNKSFVHDHEFDIVFDGFIHQGPDMLQVQVMKEKSDVLGFELYMVKIPGLLDRENPYGYQDESFQFIAFQHGVLHWLSAMKIRPDVLHCHDYHTGLVPFMTQHCPEFEFLKGVKTIGTIHNGEYQGMMSWNMANYLPSFDSYKWGLMDWNGLINPLASMIKCSHAFTTVSEGYLEELFISFRGLESLVRQEFGKAYGIINGIDTEVWDPETDPMLDFNFNIKNAVAQKKKNKEKLCKEYGLKPELPLFAFIGRFATEKGADFLPDVVWKSIKQSYGALNIMILGSGNSYIENKLKEYEYIYSNFALDLGYKEYLSHKIYASADFLLMPSRVEPCGLNQMYSMRYGTVPVVRYTGGLRDTVEDISTGGAGLNFTYPGVDDIVHAINRALGIYNQKGVMKDLIHANMNFDFAWEKSAEKYIALYNS from the coding sequence ATGGTAATATATCACTTGAGTACAGAATGTTATCCCATTGCGAAGGTAGGAGGTCTTGCGGATGTTGTGGGAGCATTACCTAAGTACCAGAATAAAATAAAAGGAGTAGATGCTAAGGTAGTTATGCCATGGTACAACAAATCTTTTGTTCATGATCATGAGTTTGACATAGTTTTTGATGGTTTTATTCATCAGGGTCCGGATATGCTCCAGGTGCAGGTCATGAAGGAGAAATCCGATGTTTTGGGATTTGAGCTTTATATGGTAAAAATTCCGGGGCTTTTAGACAGAGAAAATCCTTACGGTTATCAGGATGAAAGTTTTCAGTTTATCGCTTTTCAACACGGTGTGCTCCATTGGTTGAGCGCTATGAAGATTCGTCCGGATGTTCTGCACTGCCACGATTATCATACAGGACTGGTGCCATTTATGACCCAGCATTGTCCTGAATTTGAATTTTTAAAAGGAGTAAAAACAATAGGAACAATCCATAACGGGGAGTACCAGGGAATGATGAGCTGGAATATGGCCAATTATTTGCCTTCTTTTGATTCCTACAAATGGGGACTGATGGACTGGAACGGGCTCATTAATCCACTGGCGAGTATGATCAAATGTTCCCATGCCTTCACAACAGTTTCTGAAGGGTATCTGGAAGAGCTTTTTATAAGCTTCCGTGGATTGGAAAGCCTGGTGCGTCAGGAGTTCGGAAAAGCATACGGCATCATCAATGGAATTGATACCGAAGTTTGGGATCCTGAAACTGATCCGATGCTGGATTTTAATTTCAATATTAAAAATGCGGTGGCCCAAAAGAAGAAAAACAAAGAAAAACTCTGTAAAGAATACGGGTTGAAGCCTGAACTTCCATTGTTTGCCTTTATTGGAAGATTTGCAACGGAAAAAGGAGCAGATTTCCTTCCGGATGTAGTTTGGAAAAGCATCAAGCAGAGCTACGGAGCATTGAATATTATGATCCTGGGTTCAGGAAACAGCTATATTGAAAACAAACTGAAAGAATACGAATACATCTACAGCAATTTTGCTTTGGATCTTGGTTATAAAGAATATCTTTCCCATAAGATCTATGCCTCAGCAGACTTTCTGCTCATGCCGTCAAGAGTAGAGCCATGCGGTCTGAACCAGATGTATTCTATGAGATATGGGACGGTTCCCGTTGTAAGGTATACCGGGGGACTTAGAGATACAGTAGAAGATATTTCTACCGGGGGGGCAGGACTGAATTTTACCTATCCCGGTGTAGATGATATTGTGCATGCGATAAACAGGGCCCTCGGAATTTATAATCAGAAGGGCGTTATGAAAGATCTTATTCATGCGAATATGAATTTTGATTTTGCATGGGAGAAATCTGCAGAAAAATATATAGCTTTATATAATAGCTGA
- the glgB gene encoding 1,4-alpha-glucan branching protein GlgB, whose product MNSVKTYTLFTDHDVYLFKEGRHYKLYGKFGAHAAEKDGVKGVYFSVWAPNAKKVSVIGNFNNWNHKDHILFPRWDGSGIWEGFIEGLNWGTLYKYAIETARGEILEKSDPYALSWEQNLQAASLVSTTWYEWNDKEWMEGRWKKNSLDAPISVYELHLGSWVRQDDAPDKYLNYRDIAEKLVPYTKEMGFTHVEFMPVMEYPYDPSWGYQITGFYAATSRFGSPQDLMFLIDELHKNEIGVILDWVPSHFPGDANGLHRFDGSYLYEHEDPRKGFHPDWKSYIFNYGRNEVKSFLISNAMFWLERYHADGLRVDAVTSMLHLDYSRNEGEWEHNIEGGNVNLEAKAFLQEFNTAVYKEFGNSIITIAEESSDFPLLTKPVHAGGVGFGMKWMMGWMHDTLDYFKEAPENRKYHHHKITFASVYMYNENYMMPLSHDEVVHGKASLIYKMPGDEWQKFANLRALYVYMFTHPGAKLLFMGDEFAQTGEWNFTRSLDWHLLQYPVHKGTQTLIKDLNHLYRDETAFYENQFNKNGFEWVEADDLENSVYVYLRKGKKRDDILMVILNLTPNVLDYKIGVNSGTHWEVIFNSDEQQYNGSGVDAEILNEKNEEWMRHPKSLTIKLPPLAGIILRQKKDKKYKLHRIKLKNKL is encoded by the coding sequence ATGAATTCTGTTAAAACCTATACACTGTTCACTGACCACGATGTCTACCTTTTTAAAGAAGGCCGGCATTATAAGCTGTATGGGAAATTTGGAGCGCATGCTGCTGAAAAAGATGGGGTAAAAGGCGTTTATTTTTCGGTTTGGGCTCCCAATGCAAAAAAAGTTTCTGTCATAGGAAATTTCAATAACTGGAATCATAAAGATCATATTCTGTTCCCGAGATGGGACGGATCCGGGATCTGGGAAGGCTTTATTGAAGGACTCAACTGGGGTACTTTATATAAATATGCTATAGAAACGGCAAGAGGTGAAATACTGGAAAAAAGTGATCCTTATGCCTTAAGCTGGGAACAGAACCTACAGGCCGCATCGTTGGTTTCCACCACATGGTATGAATGGAATGATAAAGAATGGATGGAAGGCCGCTGGAAAAAGAACAGTCTTGATGCTCCGATATCCGTTTACGAACTCCATTTAGGTTCATGGGTAAGACAGGATGATGCTCCGGACAAGTATTTAAATTACAGGGATATTGCTGAGAAATTAGTCCCTTATACAAAGGAAATGGGCTTTACACATGTAGAATTCATGCCGGTTATGGAATATCCTTATGATCCGAGCTGGGGATACCAGATTACAGGATTCTATGCGGCTACTTCCCGTTTTGGTTCACCACAGGATCTCATGTTTCTGATTGATGAGCTTCATAAAAATGAAATCGGAGTTATTTTAGATTGGGTACCGTCTCATTTTCCCGGCGATGCCAATGGGCTTCACCGTTTTGACGGCTCTTATTTATATGAACATGAAGATCCGAGAAAAGGTTTTCATCCGGATTGGAAATCCTATATTTTTAACTACGGCAGGAATGAGGTTAAATCTTTTCTGATCTCCAATGCGATGTTCTGGCTGGAACGTTACCATGCCGACGGGCTTCGTGTGGATGCTGTTACCTCAATGCTTCATCTCGATTATTCAAGGAATGAAGGCGAGTGGGAACATAATATAGAAGGAGGAAACGTCAATCTTGAAGCCAAAGCTTTCCTGCAGGAATTCAATACCGCAGTTTATAAAGAATTTGGCAACAGTATTATCACGATAGCGGAAGAAAGTTCAGATTTTCCACTACTTACCAAACCCGTTCATGCAGGTGGGGTAGGCTTTGGAATGAAATGGATGATGGGATGGATGCATGATACGCTTGATTATTTTAAAGAAGCTCCGGAAAACAGGAAATACCATCACCACAAAATCACTTTTGCATCTGTCTATATGTATAATGAAAATTATATGATGCCGCTGTCGCATGATGAAGTGGTCCACGGAAAAGCAAGTCTTATCTATAAAATGCCCGGTGACGAATGGCAGAAATTCGCCAATCTCCGGGCCCTTTACGTGTATATGTTTACACACCCGGGCGCAAAGCTTCTCTTTATGGGAGATGAATTTGCTCAGACAGGAGAATGGAATTTCACCAGGAGCCTGGACTGGCACCTGCTACAGTATCCTGTTCACAAAGGAACACAGACTCTTATAAAAGATCTTAATCATCTCTACCGTGATGAAACTGCATTTTACGAAAATCAGTTCAATAAAAACGGTTTTGAATGGGTGGAAGCTGATGATCTGGAGAATTCTGTGTATGTGTATCTTAGAAAAGGAAAAAAAAGAGATGATATTTTAATGGTGATTTTGAATCTTACCCCGAATGTTTTAGACTATAAAATTGGAGTGAATTCAGGAACCCATTGGGAAGTAATCTTTAATTCCGATGAACAGCAATATAACGGAAGCGGTGTTGATGCTGAAATTTTAAATGAAAAAAATGAAGAATGGATGCGACACCCGAAATCTCTTACAATAAAACTTCCACCATTGGCGGGAATTATTTTAAGACAGAAAAAAGATAAAAAATATAAATTACATAGAATAAAACTTAAAAATAAATTATAA
- a CDS encoding alpha/beta hydrolase has translation MRFELYTEESDDRTVYITGNFNNWNPRDSNYQLKQLDPHNYFIEIGNEILPDIVEYKFTKGGWENVELDKYGNITPNRKAEKTAGKTSDTIEKWRLNWGPFKKEFFPIAEVISEEFYIPQLDRYRKIWAVLPFDYYVSDKRYPVLYLQDAQNLFNEGSGYGNWEIDKKLSILAEYGRGDVIIIAIEHGSEERIKEYIFDNDNIANGSEGKKYIRFITDTLKPFVDEHYRTHKDRDNTGIGGSSLGALISIYSGFLYPEVYSKLLIFSPSLWVEPNNNFPMMNFRVPFKTKIYLYGGGQEGSKMVKRIHVFEEYLKRWEKKNLFDFEFKTSINPEGTHSEFYWSQEFPRAIEWLFYDNTENPVEVKPQQQSIKL, from the coding sequence ATGAGGTTTGAACTTTATACTGAAGAAAGCGATGACAGAACGGTGTATATCACCGGAAATTTCAACAACTGGAATCCCAGAGATTCCAATTATCAGCTTAAACAGCTGGATCCGCACAATTATTTTATAGAGATCGGGAACGAAATCCTTCCGGATATTGTGGAATACAAATTCACCAAAGGAGGCTGGGAAAACGTTGAACTCGATAAGTACGGAAATATCACCCCCAACCGTAAAGCTGAAAAAACTGCCGGGAAAACATCTGATACTATAGAGAAATGGCGACTCAACTGGGGACCTTTCAAAAAGGAATTCTTCCCTATTGCAGAAGTTATTTCAGAGGAATTTTATATTCCACAGCTCGACCGTTACCGTAAAATATGGGCAGTTCTGCCATTTGATTATTATGTCTCTGATAAACGATATCCTGTACTTTACCTTCAGGATGCCCAAAATCTTTTCAATGAAGGAAGCGGGTATGGAAACTGGGAAATCGACAAAAAGCTTTCCATTCTTGCAGAATACGGCCGTGGCGACGTCATTATCATTGCGATAGAACATGGAAGCGAAGAGCGCATCAAGGAATATATTTTTGACAATGACAATATAGCCAACGGATCAGAAGGTAAAAAATACATCCGTTTCATTACAGATACATTAAAACCTTTTGTGGATGAACATTACCGTACCCATAAAGACCGTGACAATACAGGTATTGGGGGAAGTTCTTTAGGTGCTCTGATCAGTATTTACAGTGGGTTTCTTTATCCCGAGGTCTATTCTAAACTGCTGATCTTCTCCCCTTCACTTTGGGTGGAACCTAACAATAACTTTCCGATGATGAACTTCAGGGTTCCTTTTAAAACAAAAATTTATCTTTATGGCGGCGGTCAGGAAGGTTCTAAAATGGTAAAAAGAATTCATGTTTTTGAAGAATATTTAAAACGCTGGGAAAAGAAGAACCTTTTTGATTTTGAATTCAAAACCAGCATCAATCCGGAAGGAACGCATAGCGAATTTTACTGGTCACAGGAATTCCCAAGAGCAATTGAATGGCTTTTCTATGACAATACTGAAAATCCGGTAGAAGTAAAACCACAACAACAGAGCATTAAATTATGA
- a CDS encoding M17 family metallopeptidase, producing the protein MRLINKKNKSYSQIFQLFTEEEWTKSSKNYNKNVSSFFSGKKYEVFIHTDEESVTYLIGLGKSALQNFEVQQVAVKFTQTQKEKLQAASTLVLADFLSERQFEEFVKGLLLGTYSYPFNKKHVFWNTKFEIHFENFSQKKLDTICSKAEALANGQTACQEWLNKPANLKKPEILSAYLKGLAKKYELKYTAFNRKKCEELGLGAYLSVNQGSAYDAAFTIIEYKTTVKNAKTLGLVGKCVLFDTGGVSLKDHNNMHYMKSDMGGATAVIGTLIYAAEMKLPVNIVAVLPITDNAISENAFLPSDVITAYNGKTIEVLNTDAEGRMILADGLSYLAKNYKTDFLIDLATLTGSSVRMFGDTCGALFSNNEKLKDLLIKTGDITNQRLWNLPLWDVWKDDIQSDVADLKNISMKPIGDCIIAAKFLEQFIENHPKWAHLDIAGVAFGSTGYAKEKAATGFGVQLLADLIENYH; encoded by the coding sequence ATGAGATTAATTAATAAAAAAAATAAAAGCTATAGCCAGATTTTCCAACTTTTCACCGAGGAAGAATGGACAAAATCCAGCAAAAATTATAATAAAAATGTTTCCTCTTTTTTTTCGGGAAAGAAATATGAGGTATTCATCCATACCGACGAAGAAAGTGTTACTTATCTTATTGGTTTAGGAAAATCTGCACTACAAAATTTCGAAGTACAGCAAGTTGCTGTTAAATTCACCCAAACCCAGAAAGAAAAGCTTCAGGCTGCTTCTACTCTTGTTTTAGCAGACTTCCTTAGTGAACGACAGTTTGAAGAATTTGTAAAAGGCTTACTTTTAGGAACATATAGTTATCCATTCAATAAAAAACATGTATTCTGGAACACTAAATTTGAAATTCACTTTGAAAATTTCAGCCAAAAAAAACTAGATACCATCTGTTCAAAAGCCGAAGCGCTGGCCAACGGACAAACTGCCTGCCAGGAATGGCTGAATAAGCCGGCTAATCTAAAGAAACCGGAAATCCTAAGTGCCTATCTTAAAGGTTTAGCGAAGAAATATGAATTAAAATATACGGCGTTCAACAGGAAAAAGTGCGAGGAGCTTGGATTGGGCGCTTATCTCTCAGTTAATCAAGGAAGTGCTTATGACGCTGCTTTTACGATCATCGAATATAAAACTACGGTTAAAAATGCCAAAACATTAGGCCTGGTAGGAAAATGTGTCCTTTTTGATACGGGAGGTGTTTCCTTGAAGGATCATAACAATATGCATTATATGAAATCTGATATGGGCGGTGCTACAGCCGTTATCGGAACACTGATCTACGCTGCAGAAATGAAACTTCCGGTGAACATCGTTGCTGTACTTCCTATCACGGACAATGCTATTTCTGAGAATGCTTTTCTTCCAAGCGATGTCATTACAGCCTATAACGGAAAAACCATCGAGGTGCTTAATACAGATGCAGAAGGAAGAATGATCCTTGCTGACGGTCTTTCTTATCTGGCTAAGAATTATAAAACAGATTTCCTTATTGATCTTGCCACTTTGACCGGAAGTTCTGTGAGGATGTTTGGTGATACTTGTGGGGCCTTATTTTCCAATAATGAGAAACTGAAGGATCTTCTGATAAAAACTGGAGATATCACTAACCAAAGACTTTGGAATCTTCCTTTATGGGACGTTTGGAAAGATGATATTCAGTCTGATGTGGCAGACCTTAAAAATATATCAATGAAACCGATCGGTGACTGTATTATAGCAGCAAAATTCTTAGAACAGTTCATTGAAAATCATCCAAAATGGGCACATCTTGATATCGCAGGGGTTGCTTTTGGAAGTACAGGATATGCAAAAGAAAAAGCAGCAACCGGCTTTGGAGTGCAGTTACTGGCCGATTTAATTGAAAATTATCATTAA
- a CDS encoding acetyl-CoA carboxylase biotin carboxylase subunit family protein translates to MEEKTIVCISCYYKGYDFMDEMKKLGNKIILVTSESLKEKNWPWQAIDEVFYMPELKPSVWNLEHLVQGFSHLMKTRKIDAVVALDDYDVEKAALIRETFRIPGMGQTTHRYFRDKLAMRQKAKDSGINVPEFTAVFNNDEVNRFIEKVPGPWVLKPRSEASASGIKKLSSKEELWNELDALGEERHLFLLESFKPGDVYHVDSLTFNKEIVFTSASKYLAPPMQVSHEGGVFRSKTLGRYSEEFKALDEVNGKVLSSFGLLNGATHTEFIRGKADGKWYFLETSSRVGGAHIPDLVEASSNINIWREWAKIEDALLRGKSYEASKPTGYYSGLIIALIKDKHPDYSAFESEEAVKFLPIDHHVGIVYKSSDPEIIQERLDSAAEKIQAEMLNILPPKSKLTS, encoded by the coding sequence ATGGAGGAGAAAACTATAGTATGTATTTCGTGCTATTACAAGGGCTATGACTTCATGGATGAAATGAAAAAGCTCGGTAACAAAATTATCTTAGTAACATCGGAGAGTCTTAAGGAGAAAAACTGGCCATGGCAAGCCATAGATGAAGTATTCTATATGCCTGAGTTAAAACCGTCGGTCTGGAACCTGGAACATCTGGTTCAGGGTTTTTCGCACCTGATGAAAACCAGGAAAATAGATGCTGTTGTCGCTCTTGATGATTATGACGTAGAAAAAGCAGCACTGATCAGAGAAACCTTTCGTATTCCCGGAATGGGACAGACCACACACCGGTATTTTAGAGACAAACTGGCCATGCGTCAAAAAGCTAAAGATTCAGGAATTAATGTTCCTGAGTTTACAGCAGTTTTTAATAATGATGAGGTCAATCGTTTTATAGAAAAAGTTCCTGGTCCCTGGGTATTAAAGCCCCGCTCGGAAGCATCAGCATCAGGCATCAAAAAATTATCCTCCAAAGAAGAGCTTTGGAACGAACTGGATGCTCTTGGAGAAGAGCGCCATCTGTTTTTATTGGAAAGCTTTAAGCCCGGTGATGTTTATCATGTGGACAGCCTCACTTTTAATAAAGAAATTGTATTCACTTCTGCATCCAAATATCTTGCTCCTCCCATGCAGGTTTCTCATGAAGGCGGTGTATTCAGATCGAAAACATTGGGACGATATTCGGAAGAATTTAAAGCCCTTGATGAGGTAAATGGAAAGGTTCTTTCCAGTTTTGGACTTCTCAACGGAGCTACCCATACTGAATTTATCCGGGGAAAGGCAGACGGAAAATGGTATTTCCTTGAAACCTCTTCCAGGGTTGGTGGTGCACACATTCCGGATCTGGTAGAAGCTTCCAGCAATATTAATATCTGGCGTGAATGGGCAAAAATTGAAGATGCCTTATTACGTGGAAAGAGCTACGAAGCCTCAAAACCCACCGGTTATTATTCAGGTCTCATCATTGCTTTGATCAAAGATAAACATCCTGATTACAGTGCTTTTGAAAGTGAAGAAGCTGTAAAATTCCTTCCGATCGACCATCACGTTGGAATTGTCTACAAATCCAGCGATCCGGAGATTATACAGGAAAGATTGGATAGCGCTGCAGAAAAGATCCAGGCAGAAATGTTAAACATCCTTCCTCCAAAAAGCAAATTGACAAGCTAA
- a CDS encoding alpha/beta hydrolase-fold protein has product MPHIEHTDYYSNILGTSLKVEVTGHYGHPIIMFPTSQGQYTQNHDFHLNGSINWFIEQGKVKLYNVQTIDAWSFYDETISPQKRIKNYELYMQFLIQEFIPYIQKIHKTHRVAVAGASFGGYHAANFAFRFPDVVSHLFCLSGAFSIRNFMDGYSDELVYFNCPKEFVKNDEAWKYKHMHIVLSTSDQDICRDKNIEMADILRSKGIDFWYDERKWINHDWPLWRMVFPTFIGAFFS; this is encoded by the coding sequence ATGCCGCATATAGAACATACAGATTATTATTCAAATATATTAGGAACAAGCCTTAAAGTAGAAGTTACCGGACATTATGGACACCCGATCATCATGTTTCCAACTTCTCAGGGCCAGTATACCCAAAACCATGATTTTCATCTAAACGGAAGTATCAACTGGTTCATAGAACAGGGAAAAGTAAAGCTATACAACGTTCAGACCATTGATGCATGGAGTTTTTATGATGAAACGATTTCTCCTCAAAAAAGAATAAAGAATTATGAGCTGTACATGCAGTTCCTGATCCAGGAATTTATACCGTATATCCAAAAGATCCACAAAACACACCGTGTAGCAGTGGCTGGGGCAAGTTTTGGAGGTTATCATGCCGCTAACTTTGCCTTCAGGTTTCCGGATGTGGTCTCTCATCTGTTCTGTCTTTCAGGAGCTTTCAGCATCAGGAATTTCATGGACGGATATTCGGATGAACTGGTTTATTTTAACTGTCCGAAAGAGTTCGTAAAGAATGATGAAGCCTGGAAATATAAGCACATGCACATCGTACTGAGCACCTCTGATCAGGATATCTGCAGGGATAAAAACATTGAAATGGCTGACATTTTAAGATCAAAAGGAATAGATTTCTGGTATGATGAGAGAAAATGGATCAATCACGACTGGCCATTATGGAGGATGGTTTTTCCAACATTTATAGGTGCGTTTTTTTCCTAG
- a CDS encoding RimK family alpha-L-glutamate ligase produces MAKKVGILFGMEDTFPWAFIDKVNELGGGEIIAEPVTIDKLEQGADYGYAVIIDRISQDVPFYRAYLKNAALNGTYVINNPFWWSADEKFFNNALMSKLGIPLPKTVLLPSHERPTNTSETSFRNLKFPHDWEYIFDYVGFPAYMKPHDGGGWKSVYRVENPDDLWNKLSETEQLVMMVQEEIIFDDYYRVYCLGKKYVHIMPYEPRNAPHLRYATTHQTQGEELEKLLKTIHDYTITMNEALGYDFNTVEFAIRDGIPYAIDFCNPAPDADRNAVGEENFAWIVEHSAKLAIEKAKEYVPGKTNISWGTFVKDSAR; encoded by the coding sequence ATGGCAAAAAAAGTGGGAATTCTATTCGGTATGGAAGATACGTTTCCTTGGGCATTTATCGACAAGGTAAATGAATTGGGCGGCGGAGAGATCATTGCTGAACCGGTAACTATTGACAAACTGGAACAGGGTGCTGATTATGGTTATGCAGTCATTATTGATAGAATTTCGCAGGATGTTCCTTTCTACAGAGCTTATTTAAAAAATGCAGCACTGAACGGAACTTATGTAATCAATAATCCGTTTTGGTGGAGTGCCGATGAAAAATTCTTCAACAATGCATTGATGTCAAAACTGGGTATTCCTCTGCCTAAAACGGTACTGCTTCCTTCGCACGAAAGACCGACTAACACTTCAGAAACCTCATTCAGGAACCTGAAATTTCCCCACGACTGGGAATATATTTTTGATTATGTAGGGTTTCCTGCTTATATGAAACCTCATGATGGTGGCGGATGGAAAAGTGTATACAGAGTGGAAAATCCTGACGATCTTTGGAATAAATTGAGCGAAACAGAGCAGTTGGTCATGATGGTGCAGGAGGAAATTATTTTCGATGATTACTACAGGGTGTATTGCCTGGGTAAAAAATACGTTCATATTATGCCTTACGAGCCCCGGAATGCTCCTCATTTAAGATATGCAACAACGCATCAGACGCAAGGAGAAGAGCTGGAAAAATTATTAAAAACCATTCATGATTACACGATTACCATGAATGAGGCGCTGGGCTATGATTTCAATACGGTAGAATTTGCGATCAGAGATGGAATTCCCTATGCTATAGATTTCTGTAATCCGGCTCCTGATGCAGACAGAAATGCTGTAGGGGAAGAAAATTTCGCATGGATTGTAGAGCATTCTGCTAAGCTGGCTATTGAAAAAGCCAAAGAATATGTTCCGGGAAAAACCAATATTTCATGGGGAACTTTTGTAAAAGATTCAGCCAGATAA